A stretch of the Deltaproteobacteria bacterium genome encodes the following:
- a CDS encoding alpha/beta fold hydrolase translates to MKKRCTPAILLLGLVAGFLAAAAPGAVADSSPPYTKTSDQTTRATGLGPNQDQFCDIFYDLYVPNAASPLSPVPAILTTNGFGGSKDDQASEADLFARNGYVVLSYSGLGFGGSSCAIEIDSPEWDGRAASHMVDLIAARDDVIKDGPNDPRVGTWGGSYGGGFQFALASVDSRVDAMIPLITWNDLSYSLGPNNDARNFIYTNSPPGASKYEWSELFFADGNAQPALNPGTSGWTSGQPPDPACPGFDPEVCVINTESLAAGYLTADTIAFLRHASAQYEFFSNPNVTRFPPTLLVQGETDTLFTIADAVANYQGFVKHGAPVKLVLGFGGHSGPSAPGEVNDADPSKGYLDQLWLNWYSHYLKGSGVPTGPGVEYFRDWVPYDPSGSAQPAYGSASAWPVGTTQSWYLSGDGSLVSSRRQIAAGSQTFVNPADGEPSSYSETSAVQSNEPFSSIPPTDPPGTFAAFISAPLAADLDSVGIPTLDFSLSATGSDSQLPATEVVLFGKIYDVAPDDSVLLVHRLVSPIRIADLSQAVHLNLPGVVHRYPAGHRLRLVLAASDQAYVGSRAPHTITITVNPSTPFRLRLPVLSS, encoded by the coding sequence ATGAAAAAACGATGTACTCCGGCAATTTTGCTCTTGGGCTTGGTCGCTGGTTTCCTGGCCGCCGCCGCTCCGGGTGCGGTTGCCGACAGCTCACCGCCGTACACCAAGACCTCTGATCAGACCACTCGCGCCACCGGTCTGGGCCCCAACCAAGACCAGTTCTGCGACATCTTCTACGACCTGTACGTCCCCAACGCCGCCAGCCCGTTATCGCCCGTCCCGGCAATCCTGACCACCAACGGCTTCGGCGGCAGCAAGGATGACCAAGCCTCCGAAGCAGATCTGTTCGCGCGCAACGGCTACGTGGTCCTCTCCTACTCTGGACTCGGCTTCGGCGGCAGCAGCTGTGCAATCGAGATCGACTCGCCCGAGTGGGACGGCAGGGCTGCCTCCCACATGGTCGACCTCATCGCGGCGCGCGACGACGTGATCAAGGACGGGCCGAATGACCCGCGGGTGGGCACCTGGGGTGGGTCTTACGGCGGTGGCTTCCAGTTCGCCTTGGCTTCGGTCGACTCCAGAGTCGACGCCATGATCCCGCTGATCACCTGGAACGACTTGAGCTACTCCCTGGGACCCAACAACGACGCCCGCAATTTCATCTATACAAACTCGCCGCCCGGGGCCAGCAAGTACGAGTGGAGCGAGCTCTTCTTCGCCGACGGCAATGCCCAGCCCGCCCTCAACCCGGGGACGAGTGGCTGGACCAGCGGCCAGCCGCCCGACCCTGCCTGTCCTGGCTTCGACCCCGAAGTCTGCGTGATCAACACCGAGTCCCTTGCGGCCGGCTATCTCACAGCCGACACGATCGCTTTCCTCCGCCACGCGTCGGCCCAGTACGAGTTCTTTTCCAACCCGAACGTGACACGCTTTCCGCCGACCTTGCTGGTACAGGGGGAGACGGACACGCTCTTCACCATCGCCGACGCGGTGGCCAACTACCAAGGCTTCGTGAAACACGGCGCACCAGTGAAGCTGGTGCTCGGGTTCGGCGGGCACAGCGGTCCGTCGGCGCCGGGAGAGGTCAATGACGCCGATCCGTCGAAGGGCTACCTCGACCAGCTGTGGCTCAACTGGTATTCGCACTACTTGAAGGGGTCCGGTGTGCCGACCGGCCCTGGAGTGGAGTACTTCCGCGACTGGGTCCCGTACGACCCGAGCGGCTCGGCCCAGCCGGCCTACGGTTCCGCCTCCGCGTGGCCCGTGGGCACGACCCAGAGCTGGTACCTCTCCGGCGATGGCAGCCTGGTTTCCTCGAGGCGCCAGATCGCGGCCGGCTCGCAGACGTTCGTCAACCCGGCGGACGGAGAGCCGTCGAGCTACTCGGAAACCTCCGCGGTGCAGTCGAACGAGCCCTTCAGCTCGATCCCGCCGACCGATCCTCCGGGGACGTTTGCGGCCTTCATCTCGGCCCCGCTGGCGGCGGACCTCGATTCGGTGGGTATCCCAACCCTTGATTTCAGCCTAAGCGCCACAGGATCGGACAGCCAGTTGCCGGCCACTGAGGTGGTCCTCTTCGGCAAGATCTACGACGTCGCGCCGGACGACTCGGTGCTGTTGGTCCACCGCCTGGTATCTCCCATCCGGATCGCCGACCTCAGCCAGGCGGTCCACCTCAACCTGCCTGGGGTCGTACACCGCTACCCGGCCGGGCATCGGCTGCGCCTCGTGCTGGCCGCGTCCGACCAGGCGTATGTCGGCTCGCGCGCTCCGCATACCATCACTATCACCGTCAACCCCTCCACACCGTTCCGGCTCCGCTTGCCGGTGCTGTCATCGTGA